The Nycticebus coucang isolate mNycCou1 chromosome 2, mNycCou1.pri, whole genome shotgun sequence genome includes a window with the following:
- the LOC128570949 gene encoding histone H1.0-like: protein MIMAAIQAEKNSTGSLPQSIQKYIKSHYKHMKLSIKHLVTQTKGVGASGSFWLANSDEPKKPVAFKKTKKEVKKVAMPKKAAASKAPSKKPKATPVKKAKKQPPATPKKTKKPKTVKAKPKYPSPRRSNQ from the exons ATGATCATGGCTGCCATCCAGGCTGAGAAGAACAGCACTGGCTCCTTACCCCAGTCTATCCAGAAGTATATCAAGAGTCACTACaagcacatgaaa TTGTCCATCAAGCATCTGGTCACCCAGACGAAAGGAGTGGGTGCCTCAGGATCCTTCTGGCTGGCCAACAGTGATGAGCCCAAGAAGCCTGTGGCCTTCAAGAAGACCAAGAAGGAAGTGAAGAAGGTGGCCATGCCAAAGAAGGCTGCAGCCTCCAAGGCCCCAAGCAAGAAACCCAAAGCCACCCCAGTCAAGAAGGCCAAGAAGCAGCCGCCTGCCACacccaagaaaaccaaaaaacccaagaCTGTCAAAGCCAAGCCAAAGTATCCAAGCCCAAGAAGGTCAAATCAGTGA
- the NUDT2 gene encoding bis(5'-nucleosyl)-tetraphosphatase [asymmetrical] — protein MALRACGLIIFRRRRIPKVDNNAIEFLLLQASDGIHHWTPPKGHVDPGENDLETALRETHEEAGIEASQLTIIEGFRSELNYVARKKPKTVIYWLAEVKDYNVEICLSHEHQAYRWLGLDEACQLAQFKDMKAALQEGHQFLCSMEA, from the exons ATGGCACTAAGAGCATGTGGCTTGATCATCTTCCGAAGACGCCGCATTCCCAAAGTGGACAACAATGCAATTGAGTTTCTACTGCTGCAGGCATCAGATGGCATTCATCACTGGACTCCTCCCAAAG GCCATGTGGATCCAGGAGAGAATGACTTGGAAACAGCACTCAGGGAGACTCACGAGGAAGCGGGCATAGAGGCAAGCCAGCTGACCATCATTGAGGGGTTCAGAAGCGAGCTCAATTATGTGGCCAGGAAGAAGCCTAAAACAGTCATTTACTGGCTGGCTGAGGTGAAAGACTACAATGTGGAGATCTGCCTCTCCCACGAGCACCAGGCCTAccgctggctggggctggatgaGGCCTGCCAGTTGGCTCAGTTCAAAGACATGAAGGCAGCACTCCAGGAAGGACACCAGTTTCTCTGCTCCATGGAAGCCTGA